The following coding sequences are from one Streptomyces sp. NBC_01485 window:
- the cs1 gene encoding clavaminate synthase Cs1, giving the protein MTHIDCSEFSPELLRLFTRLPRTPRRDLYAFLDTAHRIAAALPGPLAAALDDFRSRGNTDGYLLLRNLPVEPDDELPRTPETTPAPLDRPLLNLEAALAVTGRRLGLHTGYRELRAGTVYHDVYPSPGAHHLSSETSETLLEFHTEMAYHVLQPNYVMLACSRADHERKAATLVGSIRKAVPLMPEPAARHLFEQPVPCCVDVAFRGGAEDPGAIATVKPLYGDPSDPFLAYDRELLAPRDPRDVHALAGLSKALDEVTEAVYLVPGDVLIIDNFRTTHARTPFLPRWDGKDRWLHRVYIRTDRNGQLLGGERAGDVVEFAPRG; this is encoded by the coding sequence ATGACTCACATCGACTGCTCGGAGTTCTCCCCGGAGCTGCTCCGGCTCTTCACCCGACTGCCGCGGACACCACGCCGTGATCTGTACGCCTTCCTCGACACGGCCCATCGGATCGCGGCCGCACTCCCGGGTCCCCTGGCGGCCGCGCTGGACGACTTCCGCTCCCGGGGCAACACGGACGGCTACCTGCTGCTGCGCAATCTGCCGGTCGAACCGGACGACGAACTGCCGCGCACCCCGGAGACCACCCCGGCACCGCTGGACCGTCCGCTGCTGAACCTGGAGGCGGCGCTCGCCGTGACCGGACGCCGCCTCGGACTGCACACCGGCTACCGGGAACTGCGCGCCGGCACCGTGTACCACGACGTGTACCCCTCGCCCGGAGCCCACCATCTGTCCTCCGAGACCTCGGAGACACTGCTGGAGTTCCACACGGAGATGGCGTACCACGTGCTGCAGCCGAACTACGTGATGCTCGCGTGCTCCCGGGCCGATCACGAGCGCAAGGCCGCGACACTGGTCGGCTCCATCCGCAAGGCCGTTCCCCTGATGCCCGAACCCGCCGCGCGCCACCTTTTCGAACAGCCGGTACCGTGCTGCGTCGACGTCGCCTTCAGGGGCGGGGCGGAGGACCCCGGTGCCATCGCCACGGTCAAACCGCTGTACGGCGACCCGTCGGATCCCTTCCTCGCGTACGACCGGGAGTTGCTCGCGCCGCGCGATCCCCGGGACGTCCACGCCCTGGCCGGGCTCTCCAAGGCGCTCGACGAGGTGACCGAAGCGGTGTATCTCGTCCCCGGCGACGTCCTGATCATCGACAACTTCCGTACCACGCACGCGCGGACACCCTTCCTGCCGCGGTGGGACGGCAAGGACCGATGGCTGCACCGTGTCTACATCCGCACCGACCGCAACGGCCAGCTCCTGGGCGGTGAACGGGCCGGGGATGTAGTGGAGTTCGCTCCGCGCGGCTGA
- a CDS encoding AMP-binding protein, with amino-acid sequence MTLPLSLSPSVHVDTFTRDHLPPAHLWPTIEFTTPELRYPARLNAATELIDTPVSLYGPDRTALRTPAGEVWTYGELLTRANQIAQVLTEDLGLVPGQRVLLRAPNNPWAVASWLGILKAGGVVVTTMAALRARELTPIAERTRPSVALVDHRFTDDVRTVRDTVLPGLTVVEYGGTGPADLVARASAKSGEFTDIDTAADDVALLGPTSGSTGVPKITMHFHRDILSIDNTFGRHALGLAADDLVACTAPLAFTFGLGMLVVFPLRAGACALLTESATPPQLAEIVQRHGVTVLATAPTAYRAILRDGKAGQLAGLRVGVSAGEHIPRSTWEEVHERIGLKVVDGIGATELLHIFISAAGDAIRPGATGKAVPGYRAAVLDPDGTELGPGEPGRLGVIGPVGCRYLDDARQRDYVVAGWNVTGDIFHRDEDGYFHYHARSDGMIVSSGYNIGGPEVEAAIDTHPDVAESAVVARPDPERGSIVCAFVVLRDGVPGDAAKAKEIQDHVKQVLAPYKYPREVRFHAALPRNTSGKLQRFALRRIIEAEQAVKDEQATEAVAEQ; translated from the coding sequence TTGACTCTTCCGCTCTCCCTCTCGCCGTCGGTACACGTCGACACCTTCACGCGCGACCACCTTCCGCCCGCGCACCTGTGGCCGACGATCGAGTTCACCACACCGGAACTGCGCTACCCGGCCCGGCTCAACGCGGCGACCGAACTCATCGACACCCCCGTCTCGCTGTACGGCCCCGACCGCACCGCCCTGCGCACCCCCGCCGGCGAGGTGTGGACGTACGGCGAACTACTCACCCGCGCCAACCAGATCGCCCAGGTGCTCACCGAGGATCTGGGCCTGGTACCCGGCCAGCGCGTGCTGCTGCGCGCACCCAACAACCCCTGGGCCGTGGCGAGTTGGCTCGGCATCCTCAAGGCCGGCGGGGTCGTGGTGACCACCATGGCCGCCCTGCGTGCCCGGGAACTCACGCCCATCGCCGAACGCACCCGCCCGTCCGTCGCCCTCGTCGACCACCGGTTCACCGACGACGTCCGCACCGTCCGCGACACCGTGCTGCCCGGACTGACGGTGGTCGAGTACGGCGGCACCGGCCCGGCGGATCTCGTCGCCAGGGCCTCCGCCAAGTCCGGCGAGTTCACAGACATCGACACGGCCGCCGATGACGTGGCGCTCCTCGGGCCCACCTCCGGAAGCACCGGCGTCCCGAAGATCACCATGCACTTCCACCGGGACATCCTGTCCATCGACAACACCTTCGGCCGCCACGCCTTAGGCCTGGCCGCCGACGACCTGGTCGCCTGCACCGCGCCCCTGGCCTTCACCTTCGGCCTCGGCATGCTGGTCGTCTTCCCGCTGCGGGCCGGCGCCTGCGCCCTGCTCACCGAGTCAGCCACGCCGCCGCAGCTCGCGGAGATCGTCCAGCGGCACGGCGTCACGGTCCTGGCGACGGCGCCCACCGCCTACCGGGCGATCCTGCGCGACGGTAAGGCAGGGCAGTTGGCCGGACTGCGGGTCGGCGTCTCGGCGGGCGAGCACATCCCCCGCTCCACCTGGGAGGAAGTGCACGAGCGCATCGGCCTCAAGGTCGTCGACGGCATCGGCGCCACCGAGCTGCTGCACATCTTCATCTCCGCCGCCGGCGACGCCATCCGGCCCGGCGCCACGGGAAAGGCGGTCCCCGGCTACCGCGCCGCCGTCCTCGACCCCGACGGCACGGAACTCGGCCCCGGAGAGCCGGGCAGACTCGGCGTCATCGGCCCGGTCGGCTGCCGCTACCTCGACGACGCACGACAGCGCGACTACGTGGTCGCGGGCTGGAACGTCACCGGCGACATATTCCACCGGGACGAGGACGGCTACTTCCACTACCACGCCCGCAGCGACGGCATGATCGTCTCCTCCGGGTACAACATCGGCGGCCCCGAGGTCGAGGCCGCCATCGACACCCACCCGGACGTCGCCGAGTCCGCCGTCGTCGCCCGCCCCGACCCCGAGCGCGGCTCGATCGTGTGCGCGTTCGTCGTCCTGCGCGACGGGGTGCCGGGGGACGCGGCCAAGGCGAAGGAGATCCAGGACCACGTCAAGCAGGTCCTGGCCCCCTACAAGTACCCGCGCGAGGTGCGCTTCCACGCCGCCCTGCCGCGCAACACCAGCGGCAAACTTCAGCGTTTCGCACTCCGCAGGATCATCGAGGCCGAGCAGGCCGTCAAGGACGAACAGGCCACCGAGGCCGTCGCCGAGCAATGA
- the speB gene encoding agmatinase: protein MERVDTTVSPRYAQIPTFMRLPHDPAPRGRDVVVVGAPYDGGTSYRPGARFGPRAIRNESGLIHGMGIDRGPGTFDRISCVDAGDIDLTPFNMHIAMETAGRRLGELLDDNDAFLMLGGDHSLTLAALRAVARRHGPVAVLHLDAHSDTNPAFYGGEYHHGTPFRHAIEEKLVDPQRMLQIGIRGHNPRPDSLDYARGHGVRIVTSDEFTETGAAGIARMAKESIGDSPVYVSVDIDVVDPAFAPGTGTPAPGGPSSREILSFLRHVGDLRPVGFDVMEVSPLYDPAGITSILATEIGAELLHQYARATARKAREGESA, encoded by the coding sequence GTGGAACGCGTCGACACCACCGTCTCACCCCGCTACGCGCAGATCCCCACCTTCATGCGACTGCCCCACGATCCGGCGCCGCGCGGCCGTGACGTGGTGGTCGTCGGAGCACCGTACGACGGCGGGACGAGCTACCGCCCCGGAGCCCGGTTCGGCCCGCGGGCCATCCGCAACGAGTCGGGGCTCATCCACGGCATGGGCATCGACCGAGGGCCCGGCACGTTCGACCGGATCTCCTGCGTCGACGCCGGCGACATCGACCTCACGCCGTTCAACATGCACATCGCGATGGAGACCGCCGGGCGGCGGCTCGGCGAACTCCTCGACGACAACGACGCCTTCCTCATGCTCGGCGGCGACCACTCACTGACCCTCGCCGCCCTGCGCGCGGTCGCGCGGCGCCACGGACCCGTGGCCGTCCTGCACCTGGACGCCCACTCCGACACCAACCCCGCCTTCTACGGCGGCGAATACCACCACGGCACCCCGTTCAGACACGCCATCGAGGAGAAACTCGTCGACCCGCAGCGGATGCTCCAGATCGGGATCCGCGGTCACAACCCCCGGCCCGACTCGCTCGACTACGCACGCGGCCACGGAGTGCGCATCGTCACCTCCGACGAGTTCACCGAGACGGGCGCGGCCGGTATCGCCCGGATGGCGAAGGAATCCATCGGCGACAGTCCGGTCTATGTCTCGGTGGACATCGACGTGGTCGACCCGGCGTTCGCCCCCGGCACCGGAACACCGGCACCGGGCGGGCCGAGCTCCCGGGAGATCCTCTCCTTCCTGCGTCATGTCGGCGACCTCAGGCCAGTTGGCTTCGACGTCATGGAGGTCTCGCCGCTCTACGACCCGGCCGGCATCACGTCCATCCTGGCCACCGAGATCGGCGCCGAGCTTCTCCACCAGTACGCACGGGCCACAGCGCGCAAAGCGCGAGAAGGGGAAAGCGCATGA
- a CDS encoding aminotransferase family protein, whose product MPSPRTDTAPRTDTAPLTQAEHDRLVVADRHVMHTMVRGDDPRRIVVVRAEGCRLWDTKGRRYLDATAGLALSQVGHGRRELGEVAAAQMAKLEYFHTRWGFTNDRAIELADRLVELAPEGLNNVHFTSGGAEGNEIALRLARFYRYRTGQPDRTWILALDKGFHGITYGASSMSGSAEAHTGFGPMLPHVRFLTTPDTVHGTAFGGAGVTDFCLRELRETIEEIGPERITAMIGEPVLGPGGMIVPPDDYWPRVAELLRSYGILLISDEIVTAYGRLGHWFAAERTGVKPDILVTAKGITSGYMPHGAVLVDDAIAEAVADGNGFPVDFSYSGHPTACAVALANLDIIAKENLLGNAVEVGAHLGDGLRELLELPVVGGVRQIGLMVCVELTAEEGTLAPLPHGTTALVDELRDKHGLLVRGMSSGLMMVPPLVLTREEADEAVDALREVLGRMTPDGLLR is encoded by the coding sequence GTGCCCTCCCCCCGAACTGACACAGCCCCCCGAACCGACACAGCCCCCCTCACCCAGGCCGAGCACGACCGGCTGGTGGTCGCCGACCGCCACGTCATGCACACGATGGTGCGGGGGGACGACCCCCGCAGGATCGTGGTCGTCCGGGCCGAGGGGTGCCGGCTGTGGGACACGAAGGGCCGCCGCTATCTGGACGCCACCGCGGGGCTCGCGCTGTCCCAGGTCGGCCACGGCCGACGGGAGCTCGGCGAGGTGGCCGCGGCTCAGATGGCGAAGCTGGAGTACTTCCACACCCGGTGGGGCTTCACCAACGACCGCGCCATCGAGCTGGCGGACCGGCTGGTGGAACTGGCACCCGAGGGGCTGAACAATGTGCACTTCACCAGCGGCGGTGCCGAGGGCAATGAGATCGCGCTGCGGCTGGCCCGGTTCTACCGGTACCGCACCGGCCAGCCGGACCGGACCTGGATCCTCGCCCTCGACAAGGGCTTCCACGGCATCACCTACGGCGCCAGCAGCATGTCCGGGAGCGCGGAGGCGCACACCGGTTTCGGGCCCATGCTCCCGCACGTCCGTTTCCTCACCACGCCGGACACCGTCCACGGCACGGCGTTCGGCGGGGCCGGCGTCACCGATTTCTGCCTGCGCGAACTGCGGGAGACCATCGAGGAGATCGGGCCGGAACGCATCACCGCCATGATCGGCGAGCCGGTCCTCGGACCCGGCGGAATGATCGTCCCACCCGACGACTACTGGCCCCGGGTGGCCGAGTTGCTGCGTTCCTACGGAATCCTGCTGATCTCCGACGAGATCGTGACCGCCTACGGCCGCCTCGGCCACTGGTTCGCCGCCGAACGCACCGGCGTGAAACCAGACATCCTGGTCACCGCCAAGGGCATCACCTCGGGGTACATGCCGCACGGCGCGGTACTGGTGGACGACGCGATCGCCGAGGCGGTCGCCGACGGAAACGGGTTCCCGGTCGACTTCAGCTACAGCGGGCACCCCACCGCCTGTGCCGTGGCGCTCGCCAACCTCGACATCATCGCCAAGGAGAACCTGCTCGGCAACGCCGTCGAGGTCGGCGCCCACCTCGGTGACGGGCTGCGCGAGCTGCTGGAGCTGCCGGTGGTCGGCGGGGTGCGCCAGATCGGGCTGATGGTCTGTGTCGAGCTGACGGCCGAGGAAGGGACGCTGGCGCCGCTGCCGCACGGCACCACCGCTCTCGTCGACGAACTGCGGGACAAACACGGTCTGCTGGTACGCGGTATGAGCAGCGGGCTGATGATGGTGCCCCCGCTGGTGCTGACCCGCGAGGAGGCCGACGAGGCGGTCGACGCGCTGCGTGAGGTACTCGGCCGGATGACGCCGGACGGCCTGCTCCGATAG
- a CDS encoding asparagine synthase-related protein, giving the protein MVARTLPPATGFLALVEEDGTGRLPANPFAARATVTDLRDGTAAQPLLVRLLHSGAPDGALAHLDGLTVLLAGELYNRDELSSLLPEGSPSAEDAAVVAALFERYDVHAFRLLNGRFAALVVADGRAVLATDHAGSVPLYVKITAGRLLAATEAKALRTPFLGRPVTGARSVRGLPGVHQVEAGTVLDFSLGTGACVANRIWQPPCSRRILPEDEAVDAVRVALERAVRNRLDTTTPLVVISGGLDSSSVAALAARALGNKIDTVSMGTPEANEFTQAHTVAEHIGSVHQDITITTDELLATLPHTVWAAESLDPDIIEYLLPLTALYLRVGGAGRRILTGYGADIPLGGMHREGRPAPLDDAIARDMATFDGLNEMTPTLSAVAGHWTTHPYWDRDVLDVLVPLEAGLKSRYGQDKWVLRAAMGDILPRETVLRPKLGVHEGAGVTSAFSRMLADHGVPHERLHDAKRMYVKQLFDQVVAAGAHPGTVDVAAHAERVGDLVRSKAIR; this is encoded by the coding sequence ATGGTGGCCCGGACACTTCCCCCGGCGACCGGCTTCCTCGCGCTGGTGGAGGAGGACGGGACCGGTCGGCTCCCCGCGAACCCCTTCGCCGCCCGTGCAACCGTGACGGACCTGCGCGACGGCACCGCCGCACAGCCGCTGCTGGTACGGCTGCTGCACTCCGGAGCCCCGGACGGTGCGCTCGCCCACCTCGACGGCCTGACGGTGCTGCTCGCAGGGGAGCTCTACAACCGGGACGAGCTGTCGTCCCTGCTGCCCGAAGGGTCGCCGTCGGCCGAGGACGCGGCTGTGGTGGCGGCACTCTTCGAGCGGTACGACGTCCATGCCTTCCGGCTCCTGAACGGCCGCTTCGCCGCCCTCGTGGTGGCCGACGGCCGGGCCGTGCTCGCCACCGACCACGCCGGTTCGGTGCCGTTGTACGTGAAGATCACGGCCGGCCGGCTGCTCGCCGCCACCGAGGCGAAGGCACTGCGGACCCCTTTCCTCGGCCGGCCCGTCACGGGCGCCCGGTCCGTGCGAGGCCTGCCCGGTGTCCATCAGGTGGAGGCCGGCACCGTACTGGACTTCAGCCTCGGCACGGGTGCCTGTGTCGCGAACCGCATCTGGCAGCCGCCTTGTTCGCGCCGGATCCTGCCCGAGGACGAGGCGGTGGACGCCGTACGGGTCGCTCTTGAACGGGCCGTGCGCAACCGGCTGGACACGACCACGCCACTCGTGGTCATCTCGGGCGGCCTGGACTCGTCCAGCGTCGCGGCCCTCGCGGCCCGCGCACTCGGCAACAAGATCGACACCGTGTCGATGGGCACTCCCGAGGCGAACGAGTTCACGCAGGCGCACACGGTCGCGGAACACATCGGATCCGTCCACCAGGACATCACGATCACCACGGACGAGCTGCTCGCCACCCTGCCCCACACGGTGTGGGCGGCGGAGTCGCTCGACCCCGACATCATCGAGTACCTGCTGCCACTGACCGCGCTCTACCTCCGCGTCGGCGGCGCGGGCAGGCGCATCCTCACCGGCTACGGTGCGGACATCCCGCTGGGCGGCATGCACCGCGAAGGGCGTCCGGCGCCCCTGGACGACGCCATCGCCCGGGACATGGCGACCTTCGACGGTCTCAACGAGATGACCCCGACGCTCTCGGCGGTCGCGGGGCACTGGACCACGCACCCCTACTGGGACCGTGACGTGCTCGACGTCCTGGTTCCGCTGGAGGCAGGTCTGAAGAGCCGTTACGGGCAGGACAAGTGGGTTCTGCGCGCGGCCATGGGCGACATCCTGCCGCGCGAGACCGTCCTGCGGCCCAAGCTCGGCGTCCACGAGGGGGCCGGCGTCACCTCCGCCTTCAGCCGGATGCTGGCGGACCACGGCGTGCCGCATGAACGCCTGCACGACGCCAAACGGATGTACGTCAAGCAGTTGTTCGACCAGGTCGTGGCTGCCGGAGCACACCCCGGCACGGTCGACGTGGCCGCGCATGCCGAGCGGGTGGGCGATCTGGTGCGTTCGAAGGCGATCCGATGA
- a CDS encoding thiamine pyrophosphate-binding protein, producing the protein MSRVPTLPSSTSTTAHALLRRLHEHGVRKVFGVVGREAASILFDEVDGIEFVLTRHEFTAAVAADVLARISGRPQACWATLGPGMTNLTTGVATSVLDRSPVIALAAQSESYDIFPNDTHQCLDSVSVMRPMTKYATELQRPDDITDLVDSAVTAAMTEPVGPSFLSIPVDLLGSAAGAGAGSEARTPARPLATVSDDWKERAEQAAELLASAEHPVLVVGASAIRSGAVGAVRALAERLRLPVITTYIAKGVLPQDHDLNYGAVTGYMDGILSFPALDTLFAPADLILTLGYDYAEDLRPSMWQRGAGKTTVRVAPVANPVPRVYRPDVDVVTDVRTFVTHLDALTSDVAPKQPHDIAPLRTRIAEFLSDPEEYSDGMRVQQVIDCMNTVMDENTGAGEGTIVSDIGFFRHYGVLFARADQPFGFLTSAGCSSFGYGLPAAMGAQLARPGQPTFLVAGDGGFHSNSADLETIARLNLPIVTVVVNNDTNGLIELYQNIGHRRSYGPAVKFTGVDFTELARANGVEAVRAGSREELLAALRKGAGLGRPFLIEVPVNYDFSAGGFEALSI; encoded by the coding sequence ATGTCGCGTGTTCCGACCCTGCCGAGTTCCACCTCCACCACTGCCCACGCCCTCCTGCGACGACTGCACGAGCACGGCGTGCGCAAGGTGTTCGGGGTGGTCGGCCGGGAGGCCGCGTCGATCCTCTTCGACGAGGTGGACGGGATCGAGTTCGTGCTGACCCGGCACGAGTTCACCGCCGCGGTCGCCGCGGACGTACTGGCGCGTATCAGCGGAAGGCCGCAGGCCTGCTGGGCCACGCTCGGCCCGGGCATGACCAATCTGACGACCGGTGTCGCCACCTCGGTTCTGGACCGCTCCCCGGTCATCGCGCTGGCCGCGCAGTCCGAGTCCTACGACATCTTCCCCAACGACACCCACCAGTGCCTCGACTCCGTGTCGGTGATGCGGCCGATGACGAAGTACGCGACCGAGTTGCAACGGCCCGACGACATCACGGACCTGGTCGACTCGGCGGTGACCGCCGCGATGACCGAGCCGGTCGGACCGAGTTTCCTCTCCATCCCGGTGGACCTCCTGGGCAGCGCGGCCGGCGCCGGCGCAGGCAGCGAGGCCAGGACCCCGGCCCGGCCCCTGGCCACCGTGAGCGACGACTGGAAGGAGAGGGCGGAGCAGGCCGCCGAACTGCTTGCGTCCGCCGAGCATCCGGTGCTCGTGGTGGGTGCCTCGGCCATCCGTTCGGGCGCGGTAGGCGCCGTCCGGGCGCTGGCCGAGCGGCTCCGGCTGCCCGTGATCACCACCTACATAGCCAAGGGCGTCCTGCCCCAGGACCACGACCTCAACTACGGTGCGGTCACCGGCTACATGGACGGCATCCTCTCGTTCCCGGCACTGGACACCCTCTTCGCCCCCGCCGACCTGATCCTGACCCTGGGCTACGACTACGCGGAGGACCTGCGGCCGTCCATGTGGCAGCGCGGGGCCGGCAAGACGACGGTCCGCGTCGCGCCGGTCGCCAATCCGGTGCCCCGGGTCTACCGGCCGGACGTCGACGTCGTCACCGACGTACGGACGTTCGTGACGCATCTCGACGCGCTCACCTCGGACGTGGCGCCCAAGCAGCCGCACGACATCGCCCCGCTGCGGACCCGGATCGCGGAGTTCCTCTCCGACCCCGAGGAGTACTCCGACGGCATGCGCGTCCAGCAGGTCATCGACTGCATGAACACCGTCATGGACGAGAACACCGGGGCCGGCGAGGGAACCATCGTCTCCGACATCGGCTTCTTCCGGCACTACGGAGTGCTCTTCGCCCGTGCCGACCAGCCCTTCGGATTCCTGACCTCGGCGGGCTGCTCCAGCTTCGGCTACGGCCTGCCCGCGGCGATGGGCGCGCAGCTGGCCCGCCCGGGACAGCCGACCTTCCTCGTCGCGGGAGACGGCGGTTTCCACTCCAACAGCGCTGACCTGGAGACGATCGCCCGGCTCAACCTGCCCATCGTCACGGTCGTGGTCAACAACGACACCAACGGGCTGATCGAGCTCTACCAGAACATCGGCCACCGGCGTTCGTACGGCCCGGCCGTCAAGTTCACCGGGGTGGACTTCACCGAACTCGCCCGCGCCAACGGTGTGGAGGCGGTGCGGGCCGGCTCCCGGGAGGAACTGCTGGCCGCGTTGCGCAAGGGAGCCGGTCTCGGCCGTCCCTTCCTCATCGAGGTCCCGGTGAACTACGACTTCAGCGCCGGCGGCTTCGAAGCGCTGAGCATCTGA
- a CDS encoding acyl-CoA thioesterase: MTGTPMTGTPATSAVFTAAVTLKPTRPEHFDLAFTAVTQPCPWPKAYGGDLVAQAAAAAMRSVTDGKSMHSMHSYFLRPADIGAEVRYEVEVLRDGRGYSTRQVRGYQNGKPLYVCLANFAAGEAGSSFQPAFTEDVPEPESLTSTAEYLAERGGGTMTEQTKAYWSGGRGFDMRHVPGPVYLTVDGERLPHQAVWLRPFDTLRPVEGLTDAQRDLAALAYVCDYTILEPVLRVLDLPWARPGLVTASLDHAMWFHRPGPVGDWLLYVQEAVAADAGRGLGSGRFFTRDHRHLATVVQEGMIRPT, from the coding sequence ATGACCGGGACGCCGATGACCGGGACGCCCGCGACCTCGGCCGTCTTCACCGCCGCCGTCACCCTGAAGCCCACCCGGCCCGAGCACTTCGACCTCGCCTTCACCGCCGTGACCCAGCCCTGCCCCTGGCCCAAGGCCTACGGCGGCGACCTGGTCGCCCAGGCCGCGGCGGCGGCCATGCGGTCGGTGACGGACGGCAAGTCGATGCACTCGATGCACAGTTACTTCCTGCGCCCCGCCGACATCGGGGCCGAGGTCCGCTACGAGGTGGAGGTGCTGCGCGACGGCCGCGGCTACAGCACACGGCAGGTGCGCGGCTACCAGAACGGCAAGCCGCTGTACGTCTGCCTCGCCAACTTCGCGGCGGGCGAGGCCGGTTCGAGCTTCCAGCCCGCGTTCACCGAGGACGTGCCCGAACCGGAGAGCCTGACCAGCACGGCGGAGTACCTCGCGGAACGCGGCGGCGGCACGATGACCGAGCAGACCAAGGCCTACTGGTCCGGCGGGCGCGGCTTCGACATGCGGCACGTCCCCGGCCCGGTCTACCTGACCGTCGACGGGGAGCGACTCCCCCACCAGGCGGTCTGGCTCAGGCCGTTCGACACACTCCGTCCGGTCGAGGGACTGACCGACGCCCAACGGGACCTGGCCGCCCTGGCATACGTCTGCGACTACACGATCCTCGAACCCGTCCTCCGGGTCCTCGACCTGCCCTGGGCCAGGCCCGGGCTCGTCACCGCGAGCCTCGACCACGCCATGTGGTTCCACCGTCCGGGGCCGGTGGGCGACTGGCTCCTCTACGTCCAGGAAGCCGTGGCCGCCGACGCGGGGCGCGGGCTGGGCTCGGGCCGCTTCTTCACGCGCGATCACCGTCACCTGGCCACCGTCGTCCAGGAGGGCATGATCCGCCCCACCTGA
- a CDS encoding cupin domain-containing protein has translation MEPDLSRYRLEGDNSMYRLPSGVVAPVVTRGGLESANTADSGGAVRVSGVSIQHTPATRLWFGKVSNEPGYRSVTHHHGEAETGGYVLSGRARIYFGERFEDYVDMEEGDWVFVPPFMPHVECNLSRTKPLTWMTTRTPENIVVNLPDVTDADLRDWLDRR, from the coding sequence ATGGAGCCCGACCTCAGCAGGTACCGCTTGGAGGGCGACAACTCGATGTACCGCCTGCCCAGCGGCGTCGTCGCCCCGGTCGTCACGCGCGGCGGCCTGGAGAGCGCGAACACGGCCGACTCGGGCGGCGCCGTCCGTGTCTCGGGCGTGAGCATCCAGCACACCCCGGCCACCCGCCTGTGGTTCGGCAAGGTCAGCAACGAACCCGGCTACCGCTCGGTGACCCACCATCACGGCGAGGCCGAGACCGGCGGCTACGTCCTGTCCGGCCGGGCCCGCATCTACTTCGGCGAGAGGTTCGAGGACTACGTCGACATGGAGGAGGGCGACTGGGTCTTCGTGCCGCCCTTCATGCCGCACGTGGAGTGCAACCTCTCCCGGACCAAGCCGCTGACCTGGATGACCACCCGGACGCCGGAGAACATCGTCGTCAACCTGCCCGACGTCACCGACGCGGACCTGCGCGACTGGCTGGACCGCCGATGA
- a CDS encoding RidA family protein produces MTTVPVNPSALPKPSGYSHGTLAGNTLHLGGQTALDADMKIVPGGIVEQFRQAFGNVLATLREAGGEPEDLVSVTIYLTDIPDYQAHGKEIGKVWRELAGPVYPAMAGIGCTALWQPEAMIEILGVAVIPEHRLTVPRP; encoded by the coding sequence ATGACCACCGTCCCCGTGAACCCGAGCGCCCTGCCGAAACCGAGCGGCTACTCGCACGGCACACTCGCCGGAAACACGCTCCACCTGGGCGGACAGACCGCCCTCGACGCCGACATGAAGATCGTTCCGGGCGGCATCGTCGAGCAGTTCCGGCAGGCGTTCGGCAACGTGCTCGCCACGCTCCGCGAGGCCGGCGGCGAGCCCGAGGACCTGGTCAGCGTCACGATCTACCTCACCGACATCCCCGACTACCAGGCGCACGGCAAGGAGATCGGCAAGGTCTGGCGCGAGCTCGCCGGGCCCGTCTACCCGGCCATGGCCGGCATCGGCTGCACCGCACTGTGGCAGCCCGAGGCCATGATCGAGATCCTGGGTGTGGCCGTGATCCCGGAGCACCGGCTCACGGTCCCGCGGCCGTAG